The window AATGGGAGCAATCGCGAGCAGCGTCGTCGCGGAACTCATCAAGAGTTTCGATCTACCGGATTCCGCACCGAATGTCTTGACGAGTTCCACGGCAACAAAGAGTGCTAGCAGCGTTCCGAATTCCGCCAGGAACCAAGGTCGCGACTCAACATAGAATCGCAACGGCAGCACGGAGGCGATCGCAAGGATCGCTAGCAGGATGGTTTCTCTTCGTCTACGCGGCGGAGTCTGCATCACGCACCTCCGTCCAAAAACACAAGATCTGGTCGGCCAGTGCATCGCACGATTCGATCTGTTTCATTACCGATCGCCCGCCGGCTCGGCGTCCGCCGCGAGGATCGATCACTTGCACGATTTCGCTGCCGAAACGATCGGATGAAAACTCGATCCTTGCGTTCTTGCCGGTCCGTTTCCGCTGGGCGACAGCGGCGGTTCCATCGGCGGGAATCTCGGTGAGAGCGTTGAGGATTTGCTGCCTGCCTTGGCTGCCTCTCGCCAGTCGCAGGCTTTGCGAACCAATCGTCACTCGCATCGGGACACCGGATTGCTGCAGGTTGATCAAGACGCTGGCGGCCATGCGAATTCGATTGGCCAGCAGTTCGCGTCCAGTTGGTCCGGCGTGTTCGTCACACGAGAGCGACATCGCGGTGGATGGATGCAACGTGGTGTCGATGAAGACATCGAGTTCAACCGACTGCGGGCCACCACGTTCCGTCACGACCAATGAGTCCACTTTGGCGGATGCGACCCAGTTGATGTGTTTCGCTGAGTCGCCACGTCGATAGTTGCGTACTCCAATGAAGTCTCCGCTGCGACCGCCGCGATTGCCGTCGCCCTGATCGGTGCTGGTCAGTCCGATGATGGGGCACACGCCCTGCACCGGATAAACCTTGGGCCAGACGGTGAGCGACTTCATCGTCGTCAAGTTGCGACGCGCCGTCCAAATTCCAAATGGAAAGGAACAAGCCACTTGTGGCAATTGAATGGGGTAGTGACCTCGCAGCGACGGATGGACGGTGATTCCATATTCACTGACACACAACGGTGCGACGCACGCGAGTCCAACGGTGGGAACCGCTTCATCGCCTTCGCAGTCCAGGTAGCCTTCGACGGCCAATCCCCAAACGGGAATGGGAAGTCGGTGGCGGACGGCGACCAGCATTCGGCATGCATCGCCCTCGTGAACGGAGTCCGCCTCGGGACGCAACTCACATGTGGTGACGTACACGGCGACCAAAGGCCACGCCATGCCGACAACGATGATCGCGGTCAACGATGCGGCTAGGACCCAGCCGATTGGGCTGAGGTACAGACCAACGATCACGCTGATTGCGGTTGCGAGAACGAACCAACCGATGGGTTCTTTGAGCCAATAAACAAAACGATTTGCCCAGGGACAAAAGTCGGTTGTCATCACACGAGACAACCAACTCACGGACCTAGGCATTTCATGGACAACTGCCATGGAAACGCGCCTCGGGTACGGAAGCGAAACAGGGAAAACAATCGCGCAGCGTCAGACGCTGGGCGGACCCCGTACCCGATGAAGATGGCAAGTCGCTTGCGGGACAAATGCGTTTTCCGCAATCGTCACGTCGCGGTTGGCGGTCAACGGTTCCAGCTGAACCGTGGTATCCCAAAGAAAGACGGCATGACGCGACGCAGAGAAACTCTGGCAAATCGAACAACGATTCGAGTCATGTGGCTCGGACGGCTGATCCGATTCTGACTCGGTCGAAGCGCAACTTGCGTCGCTTTGACAGGTTGTTTCGTGTTCGTCCGCGCTGGTGTGAGCGTGGTGGCAACAGCCGTGCTCACCGTGATCGTGCGTGTGGCTGGCGTGCGTTTGGCCATGCGATTCGTCATGCAATCGTGCTGACAAGTCGCAGTGCGAAACGCAGCAACCCGATTGGTGCGACGAGCATCCAACGTGAACCCAACCTGCGACATTGCCAAACAGCAAGGCAGCCAGTGTGAGGTAGACGGTGAGGATCCGAAACGACGCCAAGGGTCGGTTGCCAACGTTGAAAAGCGGAAGAAGCCTGAATCCACTGCAGATTGATTCAGGCATGAATCAACGGTCCGACCAAGGATGCAATAATTGTTCTCGCGACGTTACGGCTTGTCAATCGAAAAGGTTCGCAGCCTCCGGCCGTTTGATTTTGATCCTCGCTAAATACGGGGCCTGGTTGGGAAACCGGACACATAATTTCTGGCGAAACGGTTGACGAATATCGCTCCGGTCGCAATCGTACCGAAACTCTTGCCTTGTCCTTGGTCGGACCACCTGACACGACTTCGTCGACCTCTTCGCTTTCTTGCGGCTGTCATGTTCCGACCCATTTCTTCTGCATTTTTTGCGGCACAGCGACTCGCACGCAGGCTTTCGCCTGAACGCGAATCACGCCTGGCAAGGTTGGGATCGGGTTTCGGGCTGCCAGGTGATGGCGTCGCGAAGTTGAGACCTCTGGCGGCACAGCACCGTTCGCCAAACCAACTTTCACGCGGTGCGATTTGCCCGCCCAGCTTCAACGATGCAAAAAGGATTTCAATGATTCGGACCAACCCATTTTTCGCGATGGTGACGCTCTGCGTTTTGCCATTCACCTTGGTTCTGACAAGCGATTCGCATGCCGAGTGGACTTCCTTTCGGGGCGGTGGTTCCTCGCATGGAACCGCCTCGCTTCCGACGAATTGGTCCGAGGATTCAGGGATCGCTTGGCAGCGTGAGCTCGATGGATATGGGCAGTCGGCACCGATCGTTCACGAGGACGCGGTCTACACAACCAGCGTCAAAGGCTCGATGTCGGAATCCTGCTTGGTCCAGTGTCACGATCTGGCGACGGGGGTTCTTCGTTGGAGTTTTACAAAAGAATCCACGCACCGGCATCCATCCAATTACATGAACGCTCGCGCCGCACCTACGCCGGTGGTGGACGATGAAGGTGTGTATGCCTTCTTCGAAACGGGAGACTTGTTCGCTGTCGATTTGCAAGGCAAATTGCTTTGGGCTCGCGATGTATCCAAGTCGACTGGCAAGTTCGACAATTCGCACGGTGTGGGAGCTTCGCTGGCCCAAAACGCCACCCATTTGTTTCTCAATTTGGAACATGGTGGACCGTCTT of the Rhodopirellula baltica SH 1 genome contains:
- a CDS encoding DUF58 domain-containing protein is translated as MTTDFCPWANRFVYWLKEPIGWFVLATAISVIVGLYLSPIGWVLAASLTAIIVVGMAWPLVAVYVTTCELRPEADSVHEGDACRMLVAVRHRLPIPVWGLAVEGYLDCEGDEAVPTVGLACVAPLCVSEYGITVHPSLRGHYPIQLPQVACSFPFGIWTARRNLTTMKSLTVWPKVYPVQGVCPIIGLTSTDQGDGNRGGRSGDFIGVRNYRRGDSAKHINWVASAKVDSLVVTERGGPQSVELDVFIDTTLHPSTAMSLSCDEHAGPTGRELLANRIRMAASVLINLQQSGVPMRVTIGSQSLRLARGSQGRQQILNALTEIPADGTAAVAQRKRTGKNARIEFSSDRFGSEIVQVIDPRGGRRAGGRSVMKQIESCDALADQILCFWTEVRDADSAA
- a CDS encoding outer membrane protein assembly factor BamB family protein, whose translation is MIRTNPFFAMVTLCVLPFTLVLTSDSHAEWTSFRGGGSSHGTASLPTNWSEDSGIAWQRELDGYGQSAPIVHEDAVYTTSVKGSMSESCLVQCHDLATGVLRWSFTKESTHRHPSNYMNARAAPTPVVDDEGVYAFFETGDLFAVDLQGKLLWARDVSKSTGKFDNSHGVGASLAQNATHLFLNLEHGGPSFLTAIEKRTGKSSWTVERESSKSWSSPIVAEVNGVEQLIVSSGGSVTGYDASNGDVLWSLDGLEGNSVPSPTLAGDLLLIGARLPEFAGDGDAQSNCCLDLSQIENGKPHVAWRADKAICEYASPVVANGHAYFMNKANVLHCLFVIGD